The DNA region TCAGCGCATCGAGCAGCCCGCCGATGCGGTCCGCGAGCTCGTCGTCGGTCATCGCCGGGCCCATCGCCGCGGCCATGAGGGCCGTCGGGAGCACCTTCAGCTGCCGGCCGATCCGCGTCATCACCATGTGGCCCAGGTCGGCCACCGAACGGCGCGAGTCGGCCTGGAAGTCGTCGACCGGGATCGGATCGCCGAACGTGACGAACGCCCGGCTGCGGTAGCCCACGGCGTAGCGGACCATCTCGGCCACCTCGCGGCTGAAGGCCCGCTGCGAGCGCTTGACCTTCTGGCGGGCCAGCACGTGGTCCTCGAGCACGAGGTCGTAGGCGATGGCCACCGGCACGATGACCAGCTGCGGATGGGATGCCTGGAGGCACGCCGCGAAGAGGCCCATCTTGGGCGATTTCATCTCGCCGCTGTACGAACGCCCGCCCTCCGGGTAGAAGAAGAAATCGTGGGTCTTGAGCAGCTCCGCCACGTAGGCCTTCAGCGTGATGTGGTACGCCGGGTCCTTCGTGTTGCGCCGGATGGGGAGGGCGCCGGTGACGTGGCGGTGGATGAGGCCCAGCGGGCCGCCGAACAGGTTGATGCCCGCGGCGATGATCGGCGGCCGCAGTCCGGCGTCGTCCAGCGCCAGCAGCTCCAGCAGGTAGTCCATGTGGCTGCGGTGGTTCGACGCGTAGATGACGCGGCAGCCGCGCGCGACGGCGGCCTTCGGGATGTCCACCCGCTCGTCGGTCCGGTCGAGCTTGCGGAGGATGGGGTAGAGCGGGTACTCCAGCGCCCGGTACAGCTCGTAGCGCTGCGTCGTCCGCAGCTCGTCCAGGTACGACGTCACCCGGGCGCGCGCCTCGCTGCCCGTCACCCCGTGGCTGCCCTCGAGGTACTTTGCCACTTCCTCGCGGGCGAAGACGGCCTCGGCGATGGCGTCGCTCATGGGCGCGCGGTCTCCATCGCGCGGCAGATGGCGTCGGCGAACTCCGTGGTCGTCGCCGTGCCGCCGATGTCGCGCGTGCGCACCGCGCCGGCGAGCACCGTCGTCACCGCCGTGCTCACGCGCTCGGCGACGGCGTCCTCCTGCAGGTGGTGCAGCATCAGCACGCCGGACAGCAGGAGCGCGAGCGGGTTGGCCACGTTCTGGCCGGCGATGTCCGGCGCGCTGCCGTGCACGGCCTCGAAGACGCCCACGCCGTCGGCGCCGAGGTTGGCCGCCGGCACCACGCCCAGGCCGCCGACCAGCCCCGCGCACAGGTCCGACACGATGTCGCCGTACAGGTTCGGCAGCAGCAGCACGTCGAACTTCTCCGGCGCCATCACGAGCTGCATGCAGGCGGCGTCCACGATGCGCTCGTCGTACTGGATGTCCGGGAATTCCTTCGCCACCTTGCGCGCGCAGTCGATGAAGAGCCCGTCGCCGAGCTTCATGATGTTCGCCTTGTGCACCGAGGTGACGCGCCGGCGCTTGTGGCGGACGGCATGGGCGAAGGCGAAGCGGGCGATCCGGGTCGAGGCCGCCTCGCTGATGATCTTCAGGCTCTCGACCACGCCGGGCACGACGACGTGCTCGAGGCCGGCGTAGAGATCCTCGGTGTTCTCGCGCACGATCACGAGGTCCACGCCGCTGTAGCGCGACGCCACGTTCGGCAGGTTCCACACCGGGCGGAGGTTGGCGTACAGCTCGAGCGCCTTCCGGAGCCCGACGTTGACGCTGGTGAAGCCCTCGCCGATCGGCGTCGTGATGGGGCCCTTGAGGGCGGTCTTCGTCTTGCGGATCGAGGCGAGGAGAGGCTCCGGCAGCGTCGTGCCGTGCGCGGCGAGCGCGCCGGCCCCGGCGTCGAAGGTCTCCCACGTGGCCTGCAGGCCGGCGGCCTCCAGCACCTGGACGACGGCGCGGGTGACTTCGGGCCCGATCCCGTCTCCTGGAACGAGCGTGATGGCGTGTGTCATTGCGGGGTCTATTCTCGCGCTTCCCAGGCCGCCACGACGATACCGGCGAGGGCGATGGCGGTCACGAGCGCCGTGGACCGGCTGTGCAGGAGGTCGAAGCGCACGCGCCGGGGGTCGTCGGGAGCCACGGTCGCCATCGGGGCCGAGATCTCGCGCCGGAGGCTTTCGGCTTCCGGCAGGAGGATGTGGGCGGTGTAGGCGTTGGCGAGGAGCATGGCGCCGAGCAGGCCCACCCGGATGCCGTAGCTGAGGGGCTTGGGGCCCAGGAGCCGCAGCACGGTGAGGGTCACCAGCATGACGGCGCCGGCGACCTCGCCGGCCGTCAGGATCCGCCGGAGCACCTCGCCGAAGGTCGCGCCCGCCAGCACGCGGCCGGCCGCGCCGGCCTGGGCCTGGAGGACGCCGAAAATCGACGGCGCCACGAACGCGCCGGCCGCCACCAGTCCGCCGATCCACACGACCAGCGCCAGCACATACGCGTAGCGCAACGCGACCATCGCCTCATTCTAACGGTCCTGACAGGCGCCGCGCCCGGTCATTGCCCGCGTCCGGAGGCGGCTGCTACACTCCGCCCGGAGGATTTCGCGTGAGTGTTGAGACGTCCCGTGTCGTGCCCGTCCTGAGGAACATCGCGACACGGCTGCGCATCGAGTCGATTCGTGCCACCTCGGAGGCCGGCAGCGGGCACCCCACGACCTGCATGTCCGCGGCCGACATGGTGGCGGCCCTGTTCTTCGCCGAGATGCGCTACGACCCGGCCGATCCCCAGCACGAGCACGCCGACCGCTTCGTGCTCTCGAAGGGCCACGCCGCGCCCCTCCTGTACGCGGCCTGGGCGGAAGCGGGCTACGTCCCCCGCGAACGCCTGCTGGACCTGCGCACGTTCACGTCCGATCTCGAAGGCCATCCCACCCCCCGCCTGCCGTTCGTGGACGTCGCCACGGGCTCGCTCGGCCAGGGCCTGGCGGCCGGCGTGGGCATCGCCCTCAACGCGCGCCGGCTCGGCTCGGACTACCGCACCTACGTGCTGATGGGCGACGGCGAGTCGGCCGAGGGCTCGGTCTGGGAGGCGGCCACCGCGGCCGAGCACTTCGGCCTCGACACCCTCGTGGGCCTGACCGACGTCAATGCCCTGGGCCAGAGCCGGGCCACGCAGTTCGGTCACGACATGGCGGCCTTCGAGCGGCGCTGGACGGCGTTCGGGTGGCACGCGATCGTGATCGACGGCCACGACATGACGGCGATTCTCGCCGCCCTCGCCGAGGCCCGCGCCACGCGCGGCCGGCCCACGATGATCCTGGCCCGGACGGACAAGGGGCACGGCGTGGCGTCCCTGGCCGGACAGCCGAACTGGCACGGCAAGGCCCTGAAGAAGGGCGAGGAGATGGAGCGCGCCATCGCCGAGCTCGAGCGCCAGTTCGTGCCCGAGCCCGCCGGCGCCGGGATCGTCATCCCGCGCCCCTCCGGCCCCGCCCGCGTGGCCGTGACGCCGGCCGCCGTCGCCCCGCCCGCCTACACGCTCGGCGAGCAGGTGGCCACGCGCGAGGCCTACGGGACGGCCATCGCCAAGCTCGGCGACGCCGACCCGCGCGTCGTCGCGCTCGACGCCGACGTGAAGAACTCCACCTTCAGCGAGCGCTTCGAGGCGAGGCACCCCGAGCGCTTCTACCAGATGTTCATCGCGGAACAGGCCATGGTCGGCGCGGCCATGGGCCTGGCCAGCCGTGGCGCCATCCCGTTCCCGTCGACCTTCGCGGCGTTCCTCTCGCGGGCGGCGGACTTCATCCGCATGGCCGCCATCAGCGGCGTGAACGTGAAGCTGGCCGGTTCGCACGCCGGCGTCTCCATCGGCGAGGACGGCCCGTCGCAGATGGCGCTCGAGGATCTCGCCATGATGGCGGCCGAGCCGAACGTCACCGTGCTCTACCCGAGCGACGCGGTGTCGGCCGAGCGCCTCGTGGCGGCCGCCGCGTACCACGCGGGCCCCGTCTACATCCGCACGTCGCGGCCGAAGACGCCCGTCATCTACGCCAACGACGCGGCCTTCGCGATCGGCGGCTCCACGGTGCTGCGCGAGAGCGCGAACGACGTGGCCACGGTGTTCGGCGCCGGCATCACGCTG from Vicinamibacterales bacterium includes:
- a CDS encoding 1-acyl-sn-glycerol-3-phosphate acyltransferase — translated: MSDAIAEAVFAREEVAKYLEGSHGVTGSEARARVTSYLDELRTTQRYELYRALEYPLYPILRKLDRTDERVDIPKAAVARGCRVIYASNHRSHMDYLLELLALDDAGLRPPIIAAGINLFGGPLGLIHRHVTGALPIRRNTKDPAYHITLKAYVAELLKTHDFFFYPEGGRSYSGEMKSPKMGLFAACLQASHPQLVIVPVAIAYDLVLEDHVLARQKVKRSQRAFSREVAEMVRYAVGYRSRAFVTFGDPIPVDDFQADSRRSVADLGHMVMTRIGRQLKVLPTALMAAAMGPAMTDDELADRIGGLLDALNGIRANLDAKTPAEVIAAAAGPLEDRGIIARDDGRFRVRDRNLLRYYARTIDHLLPEPARTA
- a CDS encoding transketolase; the encoded protein is MSVETSRVVPVLRNIATRLRIESIRATSEAGSGHPTTCMSAADMVAALFFAEMRYDPADPQHEHADRFVLSKGHAAPLLYAAWAEAGYVPRERLLDLRTFTSDLEGHPTPRLPFVDVATGSLGQGLAAGVGIALNARRLGSDYRTYVLMGDGESAEGSVWEAATAAEHFGLDTLVGLTDVNALGQSRATQFGHDMAAFERRWTAFGWHAIVIDGHDMTAILAALAEARATRGRPTMILARTDKGHGVASLAGQPNWHGKALKKGEEMERAIAELERQFVPEPAGAGIVIPRPSGPARVAVTPAAVAPPAYTLGEQVATREAYGTAIAKLGDADPRVVALDADVKNSTFSERFEARHPERFYQMFIAEQAMVGAAMGLASRGAIPFPSTFAAFLSRAADFIRMAAISGVNVKLAGSHAGVSIGEDGPSQMALEDLAMMAAEPNVTVLYPSDAVSAERLVAAAAYHAGPVYIRTSRPKTPVIYANDAAFAIGGSTVLRESANDVATVFGAGITLFEALGAHDILAREGIALRVVDTYSIQPIDAATVLRCARETGRVITVEDHYAVGGLGDAVARAAAPAGAVVTRLAVDRIPRSGTPTELIDVYGLSARAIAAAVRGQ
- a CDS encoding isocitrate/isopropylmalate family dehydrogenase, with translation MTHAITLVPGDGIGPEVTRAVVQVLEAAGLQATWETFDAGAGALAAHGTTLPEPLLASIRKTKTALKGPITTPIGEGFTSVNVGLRKALELYANLRPVWNLPNVASRYSGVDLVIVRENTEDLYAGLEHVVVPGVVESLKIISEAASTRIARFAFAHAVRHKRRRVTSVHKANIMKLGDGLFIDCARKVAKEFPDIQYDERIVDAACMQLVMAPEKFDVLLLPNLYGDIVSDLCAGLVGGLGVVPAANLGADGVGVFEAVHGSAPDIAGQNVANPLALLLSGVLMLHHLQEDAVAERVSTAVTTVLAGAVRTRDIGGTATTTEFADAICRAMETARP